One stretch of Bordetella avium DNA includes these proteins:
- a CDS encoding glutamate synthase subunit beta, whose translation MGKITGFIEYERLQEASEAPQKRLKNWREFVLHLNDEQSKQQAARCMDCGIPFCNNGCPVNNIIPDWNDLVYRQEWRAALDVLHSTNNFPEFTGRICPAPCETACTLNINSDAVGIKSIEHAIIDKGWAEGWVLPKLPARKTGKRVAVVGSGPAGLACAQQLARAGHAVTVFEKSDRIGGLLRYGIPDFKLEKAQIDRRVVQMEAEGVEFAPSTYIGNATDLAADGLSVRSPQSLLDEFDAVVMTGGSETPRDLPVPGRELEGVYYAMDFLRQQNKAVAGDRLTNQTLARGKHVVVIGGGDTGSDCVGTSNRHGALSVTQFELLPQPPEQEDKPMVWPYWPLKLRTSSSHEEGCQRDWSVTTKAFVGSDGKLEKLIGARVEWTKDEATGQMKMREVEGSQFEIKADLVLLAMGFVSPVQTVLDAFGVDRDMRGNVRANTDDYQTNIPKVFAAGDMRRGQSLVVWAIREGRQCARSVDAFLMGSSELPR comes from the coding sequence ATGGGAAAGATCACTGGTTTCATCGAGTATGAGCGCCTGCAAGAGGCCTCGGAAGCGCCGCAAAAGCGCCTGAAAAACTGGCGCGAATTCGTGCTGCACCTGAACGACGAGCAGTCCAAGCAGCAGGCCGCCCGCTGCATGGACTGCGGCATCCCGTTCTGCAATAACGGCTGCCCTGTGAACAACATCATTCCAGACTGGAATGATCTGGTTTACCGCCAGGAATGGCGCGCCGCGCTGGACGTGCTGCACTCCACCAACAACTTCCCGGAGTTCACGGGCCGCATCTGCCCGGCGCCCTGCGAAACGGCCTGTACCTTGAATATCAACAGCGACGCGGTCGGCATCAAGTCCATCGAGCACGCCATCATCGACAAGGGTTGGGCCGAGGGCTGGGTATTGCCCAAGCTGCCCGCCCGCAAGACGGGTAAGCGCGTGGCTGTCGTGGGTTCGGGTCCGGCTGGCCTGGCCTGCGCGCAGCAGCTCGCCCGCGCCGGCCATGCCGTGACGGTGTTCGAAAAGAGCGACCGTATCGGTGGCCTGCTGCGTTATGGCATTCCTGACTTCAAGCTGGAAAAGGCGCAGATCGATCGCCGCGTCGTGCAGATGGAAGCCGAAGGCGTGGAGTTTGCACCCTCGACCTATATCGGCAACGCCACCGACCTGGCGGCGGATGGCCTGAGCGTGCGCAGCCCGCAATCGCTGCTGGACGAGTTCGACGCCGTGGTCATGACGGGCGGCTCGGAAACCCCGCGCGATCTGCCGGTGCCCGGCCGTGAGCTCGAAGGCGTTTATTACGCCATGGACTTCCTGCGCCAGCAGAACAAGGCCGTGGCAGGCGACCGCCTGACGAATCAGACGCTGGCCCGCGGCAAGCATGTGGTCGTGATCGGCGGCGGCGATACCGGCTCCGACTGCGTGGGCACGAGCAACCGCCATGGCGCCTTGTCGGTGACGCAATTCGAACTGCTGCCCCAGCCCCCGGAGCAAGAGGACAAGCCCATGGTCTGGCCTTATTGGCCGCTGAAGCTGCGCACCTCGTCTTCGCATGAAGAGGGCTGCCAGCGCGACTGGTCGGTAACGACCAAGGCCTTCGTGGGCAGCGATGGCAAGCTTGAAAAACTCATCGGCGCACGCGTCGAATGGACCAAGGATGAGGCCACCGGCCAGATGAAGATGCGCGAAGTCGAGGGTTCGCAATTCGAGATCAAGGCTGACCTCGTCTTGCTGGCCATGGGCTTTGTCTCGCCCGTGCAAACCGTGCTCGACGCCTTTGGCGTAGACCGCGACATGCGCGGCAATGTGCGGGCCAACACCGACGACTATCAGACCAATATACCTAAGGTCTTCGCCGCCGGTGACATGCGCCGTGGCCAGTCGCTGGTTGTCTGGGCCATTCGCGAAGGCCGCCAATGCGCGCGCTCGGTGGACGCCTTCCTGATGGGCAGCTCCGAACTGCCGCGTTAA
- a CDS encoding glutamate synthase-related protein, protein MSHTPKEESCRPIAAATIDASRIGLPAAQGLYSPLNEHDACGVGFVAHIKGRKSHAIILQGLKILENLDHRGAVGADKLMGDGAGILIQIPDALYRDEMAQQGVSLPPPGEYGVAMVFLPKETASRLACEQELERSVRAEGQTVLGWRDVPIDRDMPMSPTVRDCEPVIRQLFIGRGADVMVPDALERKLYVIRKTASHAIQNMRLAHGKEYFVPSASVRTVVYKGLLLADQVGRYYRDLADPRTVSALALVHQRFSTNTFPAWPLAHPYRMIAHNGEINTVKGNFNWLRAREGMMQSAVLGDDLKKLYPIVYEGQSDTATFDNCLELLVNSGYSLAHAMMMMIPEAWEQHTQMDQSRRAFYEYHAAMMEPWDGPAAVAFTDGRQIGATLDRNGLRPARYLVTDDDMVIMASEAGTLSIPENRIVKKWRLQPGKMFLIDLEQGRIIDDSEIKSQLANSRPYRQWIERLQIKLESLPAPRSASPATQTPVPLLDRQQAFGWTQEDYKFILEPMATTGEEVIGSMGNDAPLAVLSNRAKPFYNYFRQLFAQVTNPPIDPIREQMVMSLVSFIGPKPNLLDINNVNPPLRLEVSQPVLDFAAMAQIRDIDQVTGKKFRSYELDITYPAAWGPEGIEARVAALCARAVDAVQSGYNILIVSDRLIDSERVAIPALLATSAVHQHLIRAGLRTNTGLVVETGSAREVHHFALLGGYGAEAVHPYLALESLGRMHSPEKAVKNYIKAIGKGLNKVMSKMGISTFMSYCGAQIFEAVGLQRQLVEKYFTGTASNIEGIGIFQVAEEALRMHRAAFSADPVLENALDAGGEYAYRVRGEEHMWTPDSIAKLQHASRSNNYRTYKEYAQIINDQSRRHMTLRGLFEFRVDPARAISLDEVEPAKEIVRRFATGAMSLGSISTEAHSVLAVAMNRIGGKSNTGEGGEDELRYRAEMRKGKSTIKEGDTLASVLGKERIEADVPLKKGDSLRSRIKQVASGRFGVSAEYLSSADQIQIKMAQGAKPGEGGQLPGHKVSEYIAKLRYSVPGVGLISPPPHHDIYSIEDLAQLIHDLKNVNTRASISVKLVSEVGVGTVAAGVAKAKADHVVVAGHDGGTGASPVSSIKHVGTPWELGLAETQQTLVLNRLRSRIRVQADGQMKTGRDVIIGALLGADEFGFATAPLVVEGCIMMRKCHLNTCPVGVATQDPELRKKFQGKPEHVVNYFFFVAEEVREIMAQLGIRKFDDLIGRTDLLDMRAGIDHWKAQGLDFQRVFHRVASDTSVRHTEEQDHGLASALDHQLIERARPAIERGEKVSFIVPVRNRNRTIGAMLSGAVAARYGHDGLPDDSIHIQCNGTAGQSFGAFLAHGITLDLVGEANDYVGKGLSGGRIIVRSPNDFRGFGPDHIIAGNTVMYGALSGEAFFNGVAGERFAVRNSGAATVVEGTGDHGCEYMTGGTVVVLGSTGRNFAAGMSGGVAYVWDPDRSFKHRCNLSMVELEAVVPHAEQQAEGNIETWHSTQRGGERETDESILRRLVEEHFRYTGSYRAREILGDWEAARGKFVKVMPTEYRRALGEMWRAANPQQLAA, encoded by the coding sequence ATGTCCCATACCCCCAAAGAAGAATCCTGTCGCCCGATCGCGGCCGCAACCATCGATGCCTCGCGCATCGGTCTGCCCGCCGCCCAAGGCCTGTACTCCCCACTGAACGAACATGACGCCTGTGGCGTCGGTTTTGTCGCCCATATTAAGGGGCGCAAAAGTCACGCGATCATCCTTCAGGGCCTGAAGATCCTCGAAAACCTCGACCATCGCGGCGCCGTGGGCGCGGACAAGCTGATGGGCGACGGCGCAGGCATCCTCATCCAGATTCCCGACGCGCTATACCGCGACGAAATGGCGCAACAAGGCGTATCCCTGCCCCCGCCCGGCGAGTACGGCGTGGCCATGGTTTTCCTACCCAAGGAAACCGCTTCGCGTCTGGCCTGTGAACAGGAGCTGGAACGCTCGGTGCGCGCCGAAGGCCAGACCGTGCTGGGCTGGCGCGATGTGCCGATCGACCGCGACATGCCCATGTCGCCCACGGTGCGCGATTGCGAACCCGTCATCCGCCAATTGTTCATCGGCCGGGGCGCGGACGTGATGGTGCCGGACGCGCTGGAACGCAAGCTCTACGTCATCCGCAAAACCGCCAGCCACGCCATCCAGAACATGCGCTTGGCGCATGGCAAAGAGTACTTCGTACCCTCGGCTTCGGTGCGGACGGTGGTCTACAAAGGCCTGCTGCTGGCCGATCAGGTGGGCCGCTACTACCGCGACCTGGCTGATCCGCGCACGGTCTCGGCGCTGGCGCTCGTGCACCAACGTTTCTCGACCAACACCTTCCCGGCATGGCCCTTGGCCCACCCTTACCGCATGATCGCCCACAACGGTGAAATCAACACGGTCAAGGGCAACTTCAACTGGCTGCGCGCACGTGAAGGCATGATGCAGTCGGCGGTGCTGGGCGATGACCTCAAAAAGCTCTACCCCATCGTCTATGAAGGCCAGTCGGATACGGCCACCTTCGACAACTGTCTGGAACTGCTGGTCAATTCCGGCTATTCGCTGGCCCATGCCATGATGATGATGATCCCGGAAGCCTGGGAGCAGCACACGCAGATGGACCAGAGCCGCCGCGCGTTTTACGAGTACCACGCGGCCATGATGGAACCCTGGGACGGCCCGGCCGCCGTGGCCTTCACCGATGGCCGCCAGATCGGCGCCACGCTGGACCGCAACGGTTTGCGCCCGGCCCGCTATCTGGTCACGGATGACGACATGGTCATCATGGCCTCCGAAGCCGGCACGCTGTCCATCCCCGAGAATCGCATCGTCAAAAAGTGGCGTTTGCAACCGGGCAAGATGTTCCTGATCGACCTGGAGCAGGGCCGCATCATCGACGACAGCGAGATCAAGTCGCAGTTGGCCAACAGCCGCCCCTACCGTCAGTGGATCGAACGCTTGCAAATCAAGCTGGAGTCCCTACCCGCCCCGCGCTCGGCCTCGCCCGCGACGCAGACGCCGGTGCCGCTGCTCGATCGCCAGCAGGCCTTCGGCTGGACGCAGGAAGACTACAAATTCATCCTGGAGCCGATGGCCACCACGGGCGAAGAAGTCATCGGCTCGATGGGCAACGATGCCCCGCTCGCCGTGCTGTCCAATCGCGCCAAGCCTTTCTACAACTATTTCCGCCAGTTGTTCGCTCAGGTGACCAACCCGCCGATCGATCCGATCCGCGAACAGATGGTGATGTCGCTGGTGTCTTTCATCGGCCCCAAGCCCAACCTGCTGGACATCAACAACGTCAACCCGCCGCTGCGTCTCGAGGTGTCACAGCCGGTGCTGGACTTCGCCGCCATGGCGCAGATCCGCGACATCGACCAGGTCACGGGTAAGAAATTCCGCAGCTATGAACTGGACATCACTTATCCGGCTGCCTGGGGTCCAGAAGGCATCGAAGCCCGCGTAGCCGCGCTGTGCGCCCGCGCCGTGGATGCAGTGCAAAGCGGCTATAACATCCTGATCGTGTCCGACCGGCTGATCGACAGTGAACGGGTTGCGATCCCGGCGCTGCTGGCGACCTCGGCGGTGCACCAACACCTGATACGCGCCGGTCTGCGCACCAACACCGGCCTGGTGGTGGAAACCGGTTCGGCGCGCGAAGTGCATCACTTCGCCCTCCTTGGCGGCTACGGCGCAGAGGCCGTGCACCCCTATCTAGCGCTGGAATCGCTGGGCCGCATGCACAGCCCCGAAAAGGCCGTCAAGAACTACATCAAGGCGATCGGCAAGGGGCTGAACAAGGTCATGTCCAAGATGGGCATCTCCACCTTTATGTCGTATTGCGGCGCGCAGATTTTCGAGGCCGTCGGCCTGCAACGCCAGTTGGTGGAGAAGTATTTCACCGGCACGGCGTCCAACATCGAGGGCATCGGCATCTTCCAGGTGGCCGAGGAAGCGCTGCGCATGCACCGCGCCGCCTTCAGCGCCGACCCGGTGCTTGAAAACGCACTGGACGCAGGCGGCGAGTACGCCTATCGCGTCCGTGGCGAAGAGCATATGTGGACGCCCGATTCCATCGCCAAGCTGCAGCACGCTTCGCGCTCGAACAACTACCGCACTTACAAAGAGTACGCGCAGATCATCAACGACCAGAGCCGCCGTCACATGACGCTGCGCGGTCTGTTCGAATTCCGCGTCGATCCGGCCCGTGCGATTTCGCTCGACGAAGTCGAACCCGCCAAGGAAATCGTGCGTCGCTTCGCCACGGGCGCCATGTCGCTGGGTTCGATCTCCACCGAAGCGCACTCGGTGCTGGCCGTGGCCATGAACCGTATCGGCGGCAAGTCCAACACCGGCGAAGGCGGCGAGGACGAACTGCGCTATCGCGCCGAAATGCGCAAGGGCAAGAGCACCATCAAAGAGGGCGACACCCTGGCCTCGGTGCTCGGCAAGGAACGTATCGAAGCCGATGTGCCGCTCAAAAAAGGCGATTCGCTGCGCTCGCGCATCAAGCAGGTCGCTTCGGGCCGCTTCGGTGTGTCAGCCGAATACCTCTCCAGCGCGGACCAGATCCAGATCAAGATGGCGCAGGGCGCCAAGCCTGGCGAGGGCGGTCAGTTGCCCGGCCACAAGGTGTCGGAATACATCGCCAAGTTGCGCTACTCCGTGCCCGGCGTGGGCCTGATTTCCCCGCCGCCGCATCACGACATCTACTCGATCGAGGATCTGGCTCAACTGATCCACGATCTGAAAAACGTCAACACACGCGCCTCGATCTCCGTCAAACTGGTCTCTGAAGTCGGCGTAGGCACGGTCGCCGCCGGCGTGGCCAAGGCCAAGGCCGACCACGTCGTGGTTGCCGGCCATGATGGCGGCACGGGCGCCTCGCCGGTGTCGTCGATCAAGCATGTGGGCACGCCCTGGGAACTCGGCCTGGCCGAAACCCAGCAGACGCTGGTGCTCAACCGTCTGCGCAGCCGCATCCGCGTCCAGGCCGACGGCCAGATGAAAACCGGCCGCGATGTCATCATCGGCGCGCTGCTGGGCGCCGACGAGTTCGGCTTCGCGACGGCGCCGCTGGTCGTCGAAGGCTGCATCATGATGCGTAAATGCCACCTGAACACCTGCCCGGTGGGCGTGGCCACGCAAGACCCCGAGCTGCGCAAGAAATTCCAGGGCAAGCCGGAACACGTCGTCAACTATTTCTTCTTCGTCGCCGAAGAAGTGCGCGAGATCATGGCCCAACTGGGCATCCGCAAGTTCGATGACCTGATCGGCCGCACCGACCTGCTCGACATGCGCGCCGGCATTGATCACTGGAAGGCACAGGGCCTGGATTTCCAGCGGGTATTCCACCGCGTGGCTTCCGACACTTCCGTGCGTCACACCGAAGAGCAGGACCACGGCCTGGCCAGCGCACTCGACCACCAACTGATCGAACGTGCCCGTCCGGCGATCGAACGCGGCGAGAAAGTGTCGTTCATCGTGCCTGTGCGCAACCGCAACCGCACCATCGGCGCCATGCTGTCCGGCGCGGTGGCAGCGCGTTACGGCCACGATGGCCTGCCCGACGACAGTATCCACATTCAGTGCAACGGCACGGCTGGCCAAAGCTTTGGCGCCTTCCTGGCGCACGGCATCACGCTGGATCTGGTGGGCGAGGCCAACGACTATGTCGGCAAGGGCCTGTCAGGCGGACGCATCATCGTGCGCTCGCCCAACGATTTCCGCGGCTTCGGCCCCGACCACATCATTGCCGGCAACACCGTCATGTATGGCGCGCTTTCTGGCGAGGCCTTCTTCAATGGCGTGGCGGGCGAACGCTTCGCTGTGCGCAATTCGGGCGCCGCGACGGTTGTCGAGGGCACCGGCGACCACGGCTGCGAATACATGACTGGCGGTACGGTAGTCGTGCTGGGCAGCACCGGACGCAACTTCGCGGCTGGCATGTCCGGCGGCGTGGCCTATGTCTGGGACCCGGACCGCAGCTTCAAGCACCGCTGCAATCTGTCCATGGTCGAGCTGGAAGCCGTGGTACCGCATGCCGAGCAACAGGCCGAGGGCAACATCGAGACCTGGCACAGCACGCAACGCGGCGGCGAGCGCGAAACCGACGAGAGCATTCTGCGCCGTCTGGTGGAAGAGCATTTCCGCTACACCGGCAGCTACCGCGCCCGTGAAATCCTGGGCGACTGGGAGGCCGCACGCGGCAAGTTCGTCAAAGTCATGCCGACCGAATACCGTCGCGCCCTGGGTGAAATGTGGCGCGCAGCCAACCCGCAACAACTGGCTGCCTGA
- a CDS encoding S-(hydroxymethyl)glutathione dehydrogenase/class III alcohol dehydrogenase has protein sequence MKTKAAIAWKAGAPLTVEDVDLEGPRAGEVLIEVKATGICHTDYYTLSGADPEGIFPAILGHEGAGVVVDVGPGVTSLRKGDHVIPLYTPECRQCKFCLSRKTNLCQAIRSTQGKGLMPDGTSRFSLDGKPLFHYMGTSTFANHIVVPEIAVAKVREDAPFDKICYIGCGVTTGIGAVVYTAKVEAGANVVVFGLGGIGLNVIQGAKMVGADKIIGVDLNPEREAMARKFGMTHFVNPNDVENVVDHIVQLTDGGADYSFECIGNTKVMRQALECCHKGWGQSIIIGVAEAGAEISTRPFQLVTGREWKGSAFGGARGRTDVPKIVDWYMEGKINIDDLITHRLPLDRINEGFDLMKRGESIRSVVIY, from the coding sequence ATGAAGACCAAAGCTGCCATCGCCTGGAAGGCCGGTGCACCCTTGACCGTCGAAGACGTCGACCTGGAGGGCCCTCGTGCCGGCGAGGTGCTGATCGAGGTCAAGGCCACGGGCATCTGCCATACCGACTATTACACCTTGTCTGGTGCTGATCCGGAAGGGATTTTCCCGGCGATTCTCGGCCATGAAGGCGCGGGTGTCGTGGTCGATGTCGGCCCCGGCGTGACGTCCTTGCGCAAGGGTGACCATGTCATTCCCCTCTACACCCCGGAATGCCGCCAGTGCAAATTCTGTCTGTCGCGTAAAACCAACCTGTGCCAGGCCATCCGCAGCACGCAGGGCAAGGGTTTGATGCCTGACGGCACCTCGCGCTTCTCGCTCGATGGCAAGCCGCTGTTCCATTACATGGGCACCTCGACCTTCGCCAACCATATTGTGGTGCCCGAGATTGCCGTGGCCAAAGTGCGCGAGGACGCGCCCTTCGACAAGATCTGCTATATCGGTTGCGGTGTGACGACCGGTATTGGCGCGGTGGTCTACACCGCCAAGGTCGAAGCCGGCGCCAATGTGGTGGTGTTCGGTCTGGGCGGTATCGGACTGAATGTGATTCAGGGCGCCAAGATGGTGGGCGCCGACAAGATCATCGGCGTGGATTTGAATCCCGAACGCGAGGCGATGGCGCGCAAATTTGGCATGACGCATTTCGTCAACCCGAATGATGTCGAGAACGTCGTTGACCACATCGTGCAACTGACCGATGGCGGCGCGGATTACTCCTTCGAGTGCATCGGCAACACCAAGGTGATGCGTCAGGCGCTGGAGTGCTGTCACAAGGGTTGGGGCCAGTCCATCATCATCGGCGTGGCCGAGGCCGGCGCTGAAATCAGCACCCGCCCCTTCCAATTGGTGACCGGACGCGAGTGGAAGGGTTCTGCCTTCGGCGGCGCACGCGGCCGCACCGATGTCCCCAAGATCGTTGACTGGTATATGGAAGGCAAGATCAATATCGACGATCTGATCACGCACAGGCTGCCGCTGGACCGCATCAACGAGGGTTTTGACCTCATGAAGCGCGGTGAGTCCATCCGCTCGGTCGTGATCTACTGA
- the fghA gene encoding S-formylglutathione hydrolase, translated as MELLSEHRAFGGRQRFYRHDSAQIGLPMRFSVFLPEQAESARVPVLFYLAGLTCTEETFMIKAGAQRLAAEHGLMLVSCDTSPRGAGAPGETAHWDFGVGAGFYLDARTEAYAPHYRMESYVAGELFDLVTTALPGDAARAGIFGHSMGGHGALTLALRHPGRWASVSAFAPIAAPMRCPWGQKAFAGYLGEDKAVWAEHDASELMRGLRNPYPEGILIDQGLADQFLAEQLYPELFEQACHDAGQALMLRRHEAYDHGYYFISTFMADHIRFHAERLR; from the coding sequence ATGGAACTGCTCTCCGAACACCGTGCCTTCGGCGGCCGGCAGCGTTTCTACCGGCATGACTCCGCGCAGATCGGTCTGCCGATGCGGTTTTCCGTGTTCCTGCCCGAGCAGGCGGAGTCGGCGCGCGTGCCGGTGCTGTTCTATCTGGCCGGCCTGACCTGCACCGAAGAAACCTTCATGATCAAGGCGGGTGCTCAGCGCCTGGCCGCCGAGCACGGCCTGATGCTGGTCAGTTGCGACACCAGCCCGCGCGGCGCCGGCGCGCCCGGCGAGACGGCCCATTGGGATTTCGGCGTGGGCGCGGGCTTTTATCTGGACGCGCGTACCGAGGCTTATGCCCCGCACTACCGCATGGAAAGCTATGTGGCCGGCGAGTTGTTCGATCTGGTGACCACCGCCCTGCCGGGCGATGCCGCCCGCGCCGGCATTTTCGGTCACTCTATGGGGGGGCATGGCGCATTGACGCTGGCTTTGCGCCACCCCGGCCGTTGGGCCAGCGTTTCGGCTTTTGCACCTATCGCCGCGCCCATGCGTTGCCCCTGGGGCCAAAAGGCGTTTGCCGGTTATCTGGGCGAGGATAAGGCCGTCTGGGCTGAACATGACGCCAGCGAGCTGATGCGTGGCCTGCGCAACCCTTATCCTGAGGGCATTCTGATCGATCAGGGGCTGGCGGATCAATTTCTGGCCGAGCAGCTCTATCCCGAGCTATTCGAACAGGCTTGCCACGATGCGGGACAAGCGCTGATGCTGCGCCGTCATGAGGCTTACGACCACGGTTATTACTTCATTTCGACCTTTATGGCGGATCACATCCGGTTTCACGCCGAGCGCTTGCGTTAA
- a CDS encoding DUF302 domain-containing protein: MIPAIRFFTIGRFLGGIATAAALSLGTSAAHAHEHLVKFNSARGFDDTVQHLRQGLTSHGMTIFAEIDHAGAAKAVGLEMPPTKVLIFGNPKAGTPLMLAEPDVALDLPLRVLVREREGKTEVLMHPAANFMLPAELQGRLAPAIDLVGKTVAQK, from the coding sequence ATGATTCCAGCCATACGGTTTTTCACCATCGGGCGTTTTCTCGGCGGGATCGCGACCGCTGCGGCCCTCTCCCTGGGCACCTCGGCCGCTCACGCCCACGAGCATCTGGTGAAGTTCAACAGCGCGCGCGGTTTCGATGACACGGTCCAGCACTTGCGTCAGGGCCTGACCAGCCATGGCATGACCATCTTTGCCGAGATCGACCATGCCGGCGCGGCCAAGGCGGTGGGTCTCGAAATGCCGCCGACCAAAGTGTTGATTTTCGGTAACCCCAAGGCCGGCACGCCCCTGATGCTGGCCGAACCCGATGTGGCCCTGGATCTCCCCCTGCGTGTGCTGGTGCGCGAGCGTGAAGGCAAAACCGAGGTGCTGATGCATCCTGCGGCCAATTTCATGCTGCCCGCCGAACTTCAGGGCCGCCTGGCTCCGGCCATCGACCTGGTGGGTAAAACCGTCGCCCAGAAATAA
- the rpoH gene encoding RNA polymerase sigma factor RpoH has translation MNSASPSLTPSGNALALAVANPGALGTIDAYITTVNRLPVLTAEQESTLARRLRDSDDLESARELVLSHLRLVVSVARQYLGYGLPHADLIQEGNVGLMKAVKRFDPERGVRLVSFAVHWIKAEIHEYIIRNWRLVKVATTKAQRKLFFNLRSMRPDGHTLDTEQVDHIARELNVRREDVSEMEVRLSGRDLSLENQDDDDDGYAPIAYLSDECREEPTRVLERKARDDLQGKGLSDAITALDPRSRRIVEARWLQDEGGATLHELAAEFGVSAERIRQIEAAALKKMRGALAAA, from the coding sequence ATGAATTCTGCCAGTCCCTCGTTGACCCCGTCGGGTAACGCCCTGGCCTTGGCGGTTGCCAATCCGGGTGCGTTGGGCACGATCGATGCCTATATCACGACGGTAAACCGTCTGCCTGTCCTGACGGCCGAGCAGGAATCCACGCTGGCTCGCCGTCTGCGCGATAGCGATGACCTCGAGTCCGCTCGCGAGCTGGTGCTGTCGCACCTGCGCCTGGTGGTGTCGGTCGCCCGTCAGTACCTGGGCTACGGTCTGCCTCATGCCGATCTGATTCAGGAAGGCAATGTCGGCCTCATGAAGGCCGTCAAGCGATTCGATCCCGAGCGCGGTGTGCGCCTGGTGTCGTTTGCCGTTCACTGGATCAAAGCTGAAATCCACGAATACATCATCCGCAACTGGCGTCTGGTCAAGGTGGCGACCACCAAGGCGCAGCGCAAGCTGTTCTTCAATCTGCGCAGCATGCGGCCCGATGGCCATACGCTGGACACCGAGCAGGTTGACCACATTGCTCGCGAACTCAATGTTCGCCGCGAGGATGTCAGCGAGATGGAAGTCCGCCTGTCTGGCCGGGACCTTTCGCTTGAAAACCAGGACGATGACGATGATGGCTACGCGCCTATCGCCTATCTGTCCGACGAATGCCGAGAAGAGCCGACCCGCGTGCTGGAACGCAAAGCGCGTGACGATCTGCAAGGCAAGGGTCTGTCCGATGCCATCACGGCGCTGGACCCGCGTTCGCGTCGTATCGTCGAGGCCCGCTGGTTGCAGGATGAGGGCGGTGCCACCCTGCACGAACTTGCCGCAGAGTTCGGCGTGTCTGCCGAGCGCATTCGCCAGATCGAGGCTGCCGCATTGAAGAAAATGCGTGGCGCCTTGGCAGCGGCCTGA
- a CDS encoding metallophosphoesterase encodes MADPDARMLGVNTDASLRAVIDLARRQEGQPELMLLTGDLAQDGSPQAYRRLQAHLRGAPVRCLPGNHDAPEVMRQILADWISPVYDLPGWRIIMLDSTVPGEDFGHLDEAQLAVLDQAIKDAGPRHVLVALHHNLARVDGNWQDPMMVDNAAAVFARLSAHPQTRIALWGHIHQEFDCRHHHLRLLGTPSTCFQFTLNNGQHAIDAKAPGYRWIKLYADGSIATGIRRLDAAAWASLQATPTLELA; translated from the coding sequence ATGGCAGACCCCGACGCCCGCATGCTGGGCGTGAACACGGACGCCAGCTTGCGAGCCGTGATTGACCTTGCACGGCGCCAGGAGGGGCAGCCCGAGCTGATGCTGCTGACGGGCGATCTCGCTCAGGATGGCAGCCCGCAGGCCTATCGGCGGCTACAAGCGCATCTGCGTGGCGCCCCGGTCCGCTGCCTGCCGGGCAACCATGACGCCCCTGAGGTCATGCGCCAGATCCTGGCTGATTGGATCAGCCCCGTCTATGACCTGCCCGGCTGGCGCATCATCATGCTGGATTCCACCGTGCCAGGCGAGGATTTCGGCCATCTCGATGAGGCGCAGCTCGCCGTGCTGGATCAAGCGATCAAGGATGCCGGCCCACGCCATGTTCTCGTGGCGCTGCATCACAATCTGGCCAGGGTTGATGGCAATTGGCAAGACCCCATGATGGTCGATAACGCCGCTGCGGTGTTCGCGCGGCTGTCGGCCCATCCGCAGACTCGGATCGCACTATGGGGCCACATCCATCAGGAGTTCGATTGCCGCCACCATCATTTGCGCTTGCTGGGCACGCCATCGACCTGCTTTCAGTTCACTCTGAACAATGGCCAGCACGCCATTGACGCCAAGGCGCCGGGCTATCGCTGGATCAAGCTGTACGCAGACGGTTCCATCGCCACCGGCATCCGGCGGCTGGATGCCGCCGCCTGGGCAAGCTTGCAAGCCACCCCGACCCTAGAACTGGCCTGA